One Pleuronectes platessa chromosome 20, fPlePla1.1, whole genome shotgun sequence DNA window includes the following coding sequences:
- the LOC128425693 gene encoding cadherin-10-like isoform X1, whose protein sequence is MVLKQVVLLLLLSVLWPSSALPFTPGNIGKLFGMAESDGRILQRSKRGWMWNQFFLLEEYAGNDHQYVGKLHSNMDKGGGNVKYVLTGEGAGTLFLIDEKSGDIHATKRLDREEKAMYTLVAKVLDRNTNAELEPDTEFNIKIHDINDNEPKFAKDIYFASVPEMSEVGTSVVTITANDADDQTYGNSAKLVYSILQGQPYFSVDSENGTIKTALPGMDREVKEHYQVVIQAKDMAGQMGGLSGTTTVSITLSDVNDSPPRFANHSFRMTAVESTEVGGAIGRIKADDPDVGRNAEMEYSIVGGHDMFNIITDQTTQEGIIIIKKALDYESKRDYEFRVEVKNTYLDARFISGLQFIDHATVKITVEDVDESPVFTRNPYVIEVHEDTAAGSFVGVVSARDPDADNKPVKYSIDRHTDLERLFNIDSVNGTITTLKALDREMSKWHNISVVATEINNPRQTTRVPVFIKVLDVNDNAPEFAMSYDTFVCENVKAGQLIQTISAVDTDEPLVGHKFVFSMSSTNPNFTIDDRQDNTANILTRRGGFSRREMSVYFLPVVISDNDYPIQSSTSTLVVRVCACDSRGNMQTCNSEVLPFSDGLTTGALVAILLCVIILLMIVVLFAALRRQRKKEPLIISKEDVRDNVVSYNDEGGGEEDTQAFDIGTLRNPEVMDANKLRRDIIPEMLFPFRRTSPIKDNADVRDFINGRLQENDTDPTAPPYDSLATYAYEGGGSLAESLSSLESGATEGDQDYDYLGNWGPQFKKLAEMYIGKSPDRET, encoded by the exons ATGGTCCTCAAGCAGGtcgtgctcctcctgctgctctccgtCCTGTGGCCCAGCAGCGCCCTGCCCTTCACACCCGGGAATATTGGGAAACTGTTTGGCATGGCGGAGAGCGATGGGCGGATTCTCCAGCGCTCCAAACGGGGATGGATGTGGAATCAATTCTTTCTGCTCGAGGAATACGCAGGAAACGACCATCAATACGTCGGGAAG CTGCACTCCAACATGGACAAAGGGGGGGGCAACGTGAAGTACGTGCTGACGGGGGAAGGGGCGGGCACCTTGTTCCTGATCGACGAGAAGTCCGGGGACATCCACGCCACCAAGAGGCTGGACcgggaggagaaagccatgtacacGCTCGTGGCCAAAGTCCTGGACCGGAACACCAACGCGGAGCTGGAGCCCGACACCGAGTTCAACATCAAGATCCACGACATCAACGACAACGAGCCCAAGTTCGCCAAAGACATCTACTTCGCCAGCGTCCCCGAGATGTCGGAAGTTG GTACATCTGTCGTCACCATCACTGCCAATGACGCCGATGATCAAACGTATGGGAACAGTGCCAAGCTGGTATATAGCATTCTGCAGGGACAGCCCTACTTCTCTGTGGATTCTGAAAATG GCACCATAAAGACGGCCCTGCCCGGTATGGACCGAGAGGTGAAGGAGCACTACCAGGTGGTGATCCAGGCTAAAGACATGGCCGGTCAGATGGGAGGCCTCTCAGGAACCACCACGGTCAGCATCACGCTGTCCGACGTGAACGACAGCCCGCCGCGCTTCGCCAACC ATTCCTTCCGTATGACGGCCGTGGAGTCGACGGAGGTCGGGGGGGCGATCGGCCGCATCAAGGCCGACGACCCGGACGTGGGGCGGAACGCGGAGATGGAGTACAGCATTGTGGGGGGGCACGACATGTTCAACATCATCACTGACCAGACCACACAGGAgggaatcatcatcatcaagaaG GCCCTGGATTATGAAAGCAAGAGGGACTACGAGTTCAgggtggaggtgaagaacaCCTACCTGGACGCCCGGTTCATCAGCGGCCTGCAGTTCATAGACCACGCCACGGTCAAGATCACCGTGGAGGACGTGGACGAGTCCCCCGTCTTCACCCGGAACCCGTACGTCATCGAGGTGCACGAGGACACGGCGGCCGGCAGCTTCGTGGGCGTGGTGTCGGCCAGGGACCCCGACGCCGACAACAAGCCGGTGAA atACTCAATCGACCGGCACACGGATCTGGAGCGGCTGTTCAACATCGACTCGGTGAACGGAACCATCACCACCTTGAAGGCTCTGGACAGGGAGATGTCCAAATGGCACAACATCTCTGTGGTGGCAACAGAAATCA ataacCCCCGTCAGACCACGCGAGTCCCCGTCTTCATCAAGGTGTTGGACGTGAACGATAACGCTCCGGAGTTCGCGATGTCCTACGACACCTTCGTCTGTGAGAACGTCAAAGCAGGACAG CTGATTCAGACCATCAGCGCTGTGGACACGGACGAACCCCTCGTTGGACACAAGTTCGTCTTCAGCATGAGCTCCACCAACCCCAACTTCACCATCGATGACAGacaag ATAACACGGCCAACATCCTGACGCGGAGGGGCGGCTTCAGTCGGCGTGAGATGAGCGTGTACTTCCTGCCCGTGGTGATCTCGGACAACGACTACCCGATCCAGAGCAGCACCAGCACGCtcgtggtgcgtgtgtgtgcgtgcgacaGCCGTGGGAACATGCAGACGTGCAACTCGGAGGTGCTGCCCTTCTCCGACGGCCTCACCACGGGAGCGCTGGTGGCCATTCTGCTCTGtgtcatcatcctcctca TGATCGTGGTGCTGTTCGCCGccctgaggagacagaggaagaaggagcCTCTGATCATCTCTAAGGAGGACGTCAGAGACAACGTTGTCAGTTACAACGATGAGGGCGGCGGAGAGGAGGACACTCAGGCCTTTGATATCGGCACGCTGCGCAACCCGGAGGTGATGGATGCTAACAAGCTGCGCAGGGACATCATACCCGAGATGCTGTTTCCCTTTCGGAGGACATCACCGATAAAGGATAACGCGGATGTCAGAGACTTCATTAACGGGCGGCTGCAGGAGAACGATACCGACCCCACGGCCCCCCCCTACGACTCCCTGGCCACGTACGCGTACGAGGGCGGCGGGTCGCTGGCCGAGTCCCTCAGCTCGCTGGAGTCCGGGGCCACCGAGGGGGACCAGGACTACGACTACCTCGGCAACTGGGGGCCACAGTTCAAAAAGCTGGCAGAGATGTACATCGGGAAGAGCCCCGACAGAGAGAcctag
- the LOC128425693 gene encoding cadherin-10-like isoform X2, translated as MWNQFFLLEEYAGNDHQYVGKLHSNMDKGGGNVKYVLTGEGAGTLFLIDEKSGDIHATKRLDREEKAMYTLVAKVLDRNTNAELEPDTEFNIKIHDINDNEPKFAKDIYFASVPEMSEVGTIKTALPGMDREVKEHYQVVIQAKDMAGQMGGLSGTTTVSITLSDVNDSPPRFANHSFRMTAVESTEVGGAIGRIKADDPDVGRNAEMEYSIVGGHDMFNIITDQTTQEGIIIIKKALDYESKRDYEFRVEVKNTYLDARFISGLQFIDHATVKITVEDVDESPVFTRNPYVIEVHEDTAAGSFVGVVSARDPDADNKPVKYSIDRHTDLERLFNIDSVNGTITTLKALDREMSKWHNISVVATEINNPRQTTRVPVFIKVLDVNDNAPEFAMSYDTFVCENVKAGQLIQTISAVDTDEPLVGHKFVFSMSSTNPNFTIDDRQDNTANILTRRGGFSRREMSVYFLPVVISDNDYPIQSSTSTLVVRVCACDSRGNMQTCNSEVLPFSDGLTTGALVAILLCVIILLMIVVLFAALRRQRKKEPLIISKEDVRDNVVSYNDEGGGEEDTQAFDIGTLRNPEVMDANKLRRDIIPEMLFPFRRTSPIKDNADVRDFINGRLQENDTDPTAPPYDSLATYAYEGGGSLAESLSSLESGATEGDQDYDYLGNWGPQFKKLAEMYIGKSPDRET; from the exons ATGTGGAATCAATTCTTTCTGCTCGAGGAATACGCAGGAAACGACCATCAATACGTCGGGAAG CTGCACTCCAACATGGACAAAGGGGGGGGCAACGTGAAGTACGTGCTGACGGGGGAAGGGGCGGGCACCTTGTTCCTGATCGACGAGAAGTCCGGGGACATCCACGCCACCAAGAGGCTGGACcgggaggagaaagccatgtacacGCTCGTGGCCAAAGTCCTGGACCGGAACACCAACGCGGAGCTGGAGCCCGACACCGAGTTCAACATCAAGATCCACGACATCAACGACAACGAGCCCAAGTTCGCCAAAGACATCTACTTCGCCAGCGTCCCCGAGATGTCGGAAGTTG GCACCATAAAGACGGCCCTGCCCGGTATGGACCGAGAGGTGAAGGAGCACTACCAGGTGGTGATCCAGGCTAAAGACATGGCCGGTCAGATGGGAGGCCTCTCAGGAACCACCACGGTCAGCATCACGCTGTCCGACGTGAACGACAGCCCGCCGCGCTTCGCCAACC ATTCCTTCCGTATGACGGCCGTGGAGTCGACGGAGGTCGGGGGGGCGATCGGCCGCATCAAGGCCGACGACCCGGACGTGGGGCGGAACGCGGAGATGGAGTACAGCATTGTGGGGGGGCACGACATGTTCAACATCATCACTGACCAGACCACACAGGAgggaatcatcatcatcaagaaG GCCCTGGATTATGAAAGCAAGAGGGACTACGAGTTCAgggtggaggtgaagaacaCCTACCTGGACGCCCGGTTCATCAGCGGCCTGCAGTTCATAGACCACGCCACGGTCAAGATCACCGTGGAGGACGTGGACGAGTCCCCCGTCTTCACCCGGAACCCGTACGTCATCGAGGTGCACGAGGACACGGCGGCCGGCAGCTTCGTGGGCGTGGTGTCGGCCAGGGACCCCGACGCCGACAACAAGCCGGTGAA atACTCAATCGACCGGCACACGGATCTGGAGCGGCTGTTCAACATCGACTCGGTGAACGGAACCATCACCACCTTGAAGGCTCTGGACAGGGAGATGTCCAAATGGCACAACATCTCTGTGGTGGCAACAGAAATCA ataacCCCCGTCAGACCACGCGAGTCCCCGTCTTCATCAAGGTGTTGGACGTGAACGATAACGCTCCGGAGTTCGCGATGTCCTACGACACCTTCGTCTGTGAGAACGTCAAAGCAGGACAG CTGATTCAGACCATCAGCGCTGTGGACACGGACGAACCCCTCGTTGGACACAAGTTCGTCTTCAGCATGAGCTCCACCAACCCCAACTTCACCATCGATGACAGacaag ATAACACGGCCAACATCCTGACGCGGAGGGGCGGCTTCAGTCGGCGTGAGATGAGCGTGTACTTCCTGCCCGTGGTGATCTCGGACAACGACTACCCGATCCAGAGCAGCACCAGCACGCtcgtggtgcgtgtgtgtgcgtgcgacaGCCGTGGGAACATGCAGACGTGCAACTCGGAGGTGCTGCCCTTCTCCGACGGCCTCACCACGGGAGCGCTGGTGGCCATTCTGCTCTGtgtcatcatcctcctca TGATCGTGGTGCTGTTCGCCGccctgaggagacagaggaagaaggagcCTCTGATCATCTCTAAGGAGGACGTCAGAGACAACGTTGTCAGTTACAACGATGAGGGCGGCGGAGAGGAGGACACTCAGGCCTTTGATATCGGCACGCTGCGCAACCCGGAGGTGATGGATGCTAACAAGCTGCGCAGGGACATCATACCCGAGATGCTGTTTCCCTTTCGGAGGACATCACCGATAAAGGATAACGCGGATGTCAGAGACTTCATTAACGGGCGGCTGCAGGAGAACGATACCGACCCCACGGCCCCCCCCTACGACTCCCTGGCCACGTACGCGTACGAGGGCGGCGGGTCGCTGGCCGAGTCCCTCAGCTCGCTGGAGTCCGGGGCCACCGAGGGGGACCAGGACTACGACTACCTCGGCAACTGGGGGCCACAGTTCAAAAAGCTGGCAGAGATGTACATCGGGAAGAGCCCCGACAGAGAGAcctag